In Vigna unguiculata cultivar IT97K-499-35 chromosome 3, ASM411807v1, whole genome shotgun sequence, a single genomic region encodes these proteins:
- the LOC114175726 gene encoding ferrochelatase-2, chloroplastic-like, with amino-acid sequence MNSPIHAPSPPSSSSCSYNGPPPCLSHGSRNFKSPLLLPQTIRTSQKMYRCSGGHVEASSNTNPLKNYVVGKSTSGWFETQSLVSEQLVKRRLLPLEALATPTVQDFSDTPLIGDDKIGVLLLNLGGPETLEDVQPFLFNLFADPDIIRLPRLFSFLQKPLAKFVSVLRAPKSKEGYASIGGGSPLRRITDAQAEELRKSLWAKNVPAKVYVGMRYWHPFTEEAIEQIKRDGITKLVVLPLYPQFSISTSGSSLRLLESIFREDEYLVKMQHTVIPSWYQREGYINAMANLIEKELKGFDCPEKVMIFFSAHGVPLAYVEEAGDPYKAEMEECVDLIMEELEKRKITNAYTLAYQSRVGPVEWLKPYTDETIVELGKKGVKSLLAVPISFVSEHIETLEEIDVEYKELALNSGIEKWGRVPALGTEPTFISDLADAVIESLPYVGAMAVSNLEARQSLVPLGSVEELLAAYDSQRRELPPPVIVWEWGWTKSAETWNGRAAMLAVLLLLFLEVTTGEGFLHQWGILPLFR; translated from the exons ATGAATTCTCCAATTCATGCCCCTTCACCACCTTCCTCTTCTTCTTGCTCGTATAACGGTCCTCCTCCTTGCCTCAGTCATGGTTCTCGTAATTTCAAGTCTCCTCT GTTGTTGCCACAGACAATTCGTACCTCTCAAAAGATGTATCGCTGCTCTGGAGGCCATGTGGAGGCTTCTTCTAACACTAATCCTTTGAAAAATTATGTAGTGGGAAAAAGTACTTCAGGGTGGTTTGAAACACAGTCCTTGGTTTCTGAGCAGTTAGTCAAGAGGCGCTTGTTGCCACTTGAAGCTTTAGCAACTCCTACAGTTCAAGATTTTTCTGATACACCTCTTATTGGTGATGATAAGATTGGAGTGTTATTGTTGAACCTCGGAGGTCCAGAGACTCTGGAAGATGTGCAGCCTTTTTTGTTTAACCTTTTTGCTGACCCA GATATTATACGACTACCAAGGTTGTTTAGCTTTCTTCAGAAGCCCTTGGCCAAATTTGTATCTGTTTTAAGAGCACCAAAGAGCAAAGAAGGCTATGCTTCTATTGGGGGTGGATCTCCTCTTAGACGCATTACTGATGCACAG GCTGAAGAGTTGAGAAAATCTCTTTGGGCGAAGAATGTCCCAGCCAAAGTGTATGTTGGCATGCGTTATTGGCATCCATTCACTGAAGAGGCTATTGAACAG ATTAAAAGGGATGGAATTACAAAGCTTGTTGTGCTTCCACTTTATCcacaattttcaatttcaactaGTGGTTCAAGTCTTCGTCTCTTAGAGAGTATATTCAG AGAGGATGAATATCTAGTTAAGATGCAGCATACCGTAATTCCTTCATGGTACCAGCGTGAAGGATACATTAATGCCATGgcaaatttaattgaaaaagagCTGAAAGGTTTTGACTGTCCTGAGAAG GTCATGATATTTTTTAGTGCACATGGGGTGCCTCTTGCCTATGTAGAAGAGGCTGGTGATCCATACAAAGCAGAGATGGAGGAATGTGTTGATTTAATCATGGAAGAGCTTGAAAAGAGAAAGATAACTAATGCATACACCCTTGCTTATCAG AGTAGAGTTGGACCTGTGGAATGGTTAAAACCCTATACAGATGAGACAATAGTTGAACTTGGGAAAAAGGGAGTAAAAAGTCTGCTGGCTGTACCAATTAG TTTTGTCAGCGAGCATATTGAAACTCTAGAAGAAATTGATGTAGAGTACAAAGAATTGGCTCTAAATTCTGGTATAGAAAAATGGGGTCGTGTTCCTGCTCTTGGAACTGAACCCACCTTCATTTCAGATTTGGCAGATGCCGTAATTGAGAGTCTCCCTTATGTTGGTGCAATGGCAGTTTCAAACCTTGAAGCTCGACAG TCTTTGGTTCCATTGGGCAGCGTAGAAGAGTTATTGGCAGCATATGATTCACAGCGGAGGGAGTTGCCACCACCGGTAATTGTGTGGGAATGGGGATGGACCAAAAGTGCTGAAACTTGGAATGGAAGAGCTGCTATGCTTGCTGTGCTTCTTCTGTTGTTTTTAGAAGTCACCACTGGTGAGGGATTTCTGCACCAGTGGGGGATATTGCCCTTGTTTAGGTGA
- the LOC114174874 gene encoding TOM1-like protein 5 isoform X2, whose protein sequence is MQARDVVKAIKKRLGYKNPNIQLYAVLLLEMLMNNIGDHVHQQVIDTGIIPILVKIVKKKSDLPVRERIFLLLDATQTSLGGASGKFPQYYNAYYDLVSAGVQFPQRDQVTPSNRPHSQLNEINNVPNTDQAPTRHHQAESQTVAESSIIQKACNALEVLKEVLDAINAQHPKAAKDEFTLDLVEQCSFQKQRVMHLVMTSRDERIVSRAIELNEQLQKVLTRHDALLSGRAMTIANHLECEEAEEEEEPEQLFRRLRKGKACARPEDEKREPEFPHFGLLEERLNRPLIRPLSLEPSREANNCPAPAVIPPHMAIPPPPSKHMERERYFQENKKDGATLAGHLRGLSLHSHNGSSSHSGSFDFSD, encoded by the exons AT GCAGGCTAGAGATGTCGTCAAAGCTATAAAAAAGAGGTTGGGTTACAAGAACCCTAATATTCAACTTTATGCAGTCTTG TTGCTAGAAATGTTGATGAACAATATTGGAGATCATGTTCACCAGCAGGTGATTGATACAGGAATCATCCCTATTCTTGTAAAAATTGTGAAGAAAAAA TCAGATTTGCCTGTAAGGGAGCGGATATTTCTGCTACTAGATGCCACACAAACATCCCTTGGTGGTGCTTCTGGAAAGTTCCCACAGTATTATAATGCATATTATGATTTGGTG AGTGCTGGGGTGCAGTTTCCTCAAAGGGATCAAGTTACCCCATCAAATCGTCCTCATTCTCAACTTAATGAGATTAACAATGTACCGAACACAGATCAGGCCCCGACCAGACATCATCAAGCAGAGTCCCAAACGGTTGCTGAATCTAG CATTATTCAGAAGGCTTGTAATGCGTTAGAAGTTTTAAAAGAAGTCCTTGATGCCATTAATGCCCAACATCCTAAG gcAGCAAAAGATGAATTCACTCTTGATCTTGTTGAGCAGTGTTCATTTCAGAAGCAAAGGGTAATGCATCTTGTAATGACATCTCG TGATGAGAGGATAGTTTCTCGAGCAATTGAATTAAACGAGCAACTCCAGAAGGTTCTTACAAGACATGATGCACTTCTTTCGGGCAGAGCCATGACAATAGCTAATCACTTGGAGTGTGAAGAAgcagaagaggaagaagaaccAGAACAGTTATTCCGGAG ATTACGCAAAGGAAAGGCTTGTGCAAGGCCTGAAGATGAAAAAAGGGAACCTGAGTTTCCTCACTTTGGTTTGCTTGAAGAGAGACTCAATCGTCCGTTAATAAGACCACTATCTTTAGAGCCATCTCGAGAAGCTAATAATTGTCCTGCACCTGCTGTGATTCCTCCTCACATGGCAATTCCACCACCACCTTCAAAACACATGGAGAGGGAGAGATATTTTCAGGAAAATAAAAAGGATGGTGCTACTTTGGCTGGCCACTTGAGAGGCCTTTCCTTGCATAGTCACAATGGCAGCAGTTCTCACAGTGGAAGCTTTGATTTTAGTGATTGA
- the LOC114174874 gene encoding TOM1-like protein 5 isoform X1: MAALVIAATSEKLAETDWIKNIEICELVAHDKKQARDVVKAIKKRLGYKNPNIQLYAVLLLEMLMNNIGDHVHQQVIDTGIIPILVKIVKKKSDLPVRERIFLLLDATQTSLGGASGKFPQYYNAYYDLVSAGVQFPQRDQVTPSNRPHSQLNEINNVPNTDQAPTRHHQAESQTVAESSIIQKACNALEVLKEVLDAINAQHPKAAKDEFTLDLVEQCSFQKQRVMHLVMTSRDERIVSRAIELNEQLQKVLTRHDALLSGRAMTIANHLECEEAEEEEEPEQLFRRLRKGKACARPEDEKREPEFPHFGLLEERLNRPLIRPLSLEPSREANNCPAPAVIPPHMAIPPPPSKHMERERYFQENKKDGATLAGHLRGLSLHSHNGSSSHSGSFDFSD; encoded by the exons atggcagcTTTGGTCATTGCTGCAACAAGCGAGAAACTAGCTGAAACTGATtggataaaaaatattgaaatctgTGAATTAGTCGCTCATGATAAAAA GCAGGCTAGAGATGTCGTCAAAGCTATAAAAAAGAGGTTGGGTTACAAGAACCCTAATATTCAACTTTATGCAGTCTTG TTGCTAGAAATGTTGATGAACAATATTGGAGATCATGTTCACCAGCAGGTGATTGATACAGGAATCATCCCTATTCTTGTAAAAATTGTGAAGAAAAAA TCAGATTTGCCTGTAAGGGAGCGGATATTTCTGCTACTAGATGCCACACAAACATCCCTTGGTGGTGCTTCTGGAAAGTTCCCACAGTATTATAATGCATATTATGATTTGGTG AGTGCTGGGGTGCAGTTTCCTCAAAGGGATCAAGTTACCCCATCAAATCGTCCTCATTCTCAACTTAATGAGATTAACAATGTACCGAACACAGATCAGGCCCCGACCAGACATCATCAAGCAGAGTCCCAAACGGTTGCTGAATCTAG CATTATTCAGAAGGCTTGTAATGCGTTAGAAGTTTTAAAAGAAGTCCTTGATGCCATTAATGCCCAACATCCTAAG gcAGCAAAAGATGAATTCACTCTTGATCTTGTTGAGCAGTGTTCATTTCAGAAGCAAAGGGTAATGCATCTTGTAATGACATCTCG TGATGAGAGGATAGTTTCTCGAGCAATTGAATTAAACGAGCAACTCCAGAAGGTTCTTACAAGACATGATGCACTTCTTTCGGGCAGAGCCATGACAATAGCTAATCACTTGGAGTGTGAAGAAgcagaagaggaagaagaaccAGAACAGTTATTCCGGAG ATTACGCAAAGGAAAGGCTTGTGCAAGGCCTGAAGATGAAAAAAGGGAACCTGAGTTTCCTCACTTTGGTTTGCTTGAAGAGAGACTCAATCGTCCGTTAATAAGACCACTATCTTTAGAGCCATCTCGAGAAGCTAATAATTGTCCTGCACCTGCTGTGATTCCTCCTCACATGGCAATTCCACCACCACCTTCAAAACACATGGAGAGGGAGAGATATTTTCAGGAAAATAAAAAGGATGGTGCTACTTTGGCTGGCCACTTGAGAGGCCTTTCCTTGCATAGTCACAATGGCAGCAGTTCTCACAGTGGAAGCTTTGATTTTAGTGATTGA
- the LOC114178478 gene encoding serine/threonine-protein kinase SRK2A, whose amino-acid sequence MEKYEAVKDLGAGNFGVARLMRNKETKELVAMKYIERGQKIDENVAREIINHRSLRHPNIIRFKEVVLTPTHLAIVMEYAAGGELFERICNAGRFSEDEARYFFQQLISGVHYCHAMQICHRDLKLENTLLDGSPAPRLKICDFGYSKSSLLHSRPKSTVGTPAYIAPEVLSRREYDGKLADVWSCGVTLYVMLVGAYPFEDQDDPRNFRKTIQRIMAVQYKIPDYVHISQDCRHLLSRIFVANPLRRISLKEIKNHPWFLKNLPRELTESAQAVYYQRGNPSFSVQSVEEIMKIVGEARDPPPVSRPVKGFGWDGEEDEGEEDVEEEEDEEDEYDKRVKEVHASGEFQIS is encoded by the exons ATGGAAAAGTATGAGGCTGTCAAGGATTTGGGAGCTGGGAATTTTGGGGTGGCCAGGCTCATGAGGAACAAGGAGACCAAGGAGCTTGTTGCCATGAAATACATCGAGCGTGGTCAAAag ATTGACGAGAATGTGGCAAGAGAGATTATCAACCACAGATCCCTTCGGCACCCCAATATCATTCGCTTCAAGGAG GTGGTTTTGACCCCCACTCATTTGGCCATAGTGATGGAGTATGCAGCTGGAGGAGAGCTCTTTGAGAGGATATGCAATGCTGGCAGGTTCAGTGAAGATGAG GCTAGATATTTCTTTCAGCAGCTTATATCTGGTGTGCACTACTGTCATGCCATG CAAATTTGCCACAGAGATTTGAAGTTAGAAAACACACTTTTAGATGGTAGCCCTGCACCCCGCTTGAAAATTTGTGACTTCGGCTATTCCAAG TCATCTCTGCTTCATTCACGTCCCAAATCAACTGTTGGAACTCCAGCTTATATAGCACCAGAGGTTCTTTCGAGGAGGGAGTATGATGGAAAG ttggCTGATGTATGGTCATGTGGAGTGACTCTTTATGTGATGCTGGTTGGAGCTTACCCTTTTGAGGATCAGGATGACCCTAGGAATTTTAGGAAAACAATTCAG CGAATCATGGCTGTTCAATACAAAATCCCTGATTATGTTCACATATCTCAAGACTGCAGACACCTCCTTTCTCGTATATTTGTAGCAAATCCATTAAGG AGAATCTCCCTTAAGGAAATTAAGAACCACCCGTGGTTTTTGAAGAATCTTCCAAGAGAGCTCACTGAATCAGCTCAAGCTGTGTATTACCAGAGAGGCAATCCAAGCTTTTCTGTTCAAAGTGTGGAGGAGATAATGAAAATTGTGGGAGAAGCAAGGGACCCGCCTCCGGTATCCAGGCCTGTGAAAGGTTTTGGGTGGGACGGTGAAGAAGACGAAGGGGAAGAGGATGTGGAGGAAGAGGAGGATGAAGAAGATGAGTATGACAAAAGGGTGAAGGAAGTTCATGCCAGTGGAGAATTTCAAATCAGTTAA